The Methanoculleus taiwanensis nucleotide sequence AATCGCAAGCCTGTAAAGAGCATGAAACCAATTAAGGCACCATGCCCGCGATTTTAGTCGGGGGTAGTTGACAACAGGGCGATTATCGCCGCTCCGGTAGCCATCAGGACGGCTCCGCTTATCCGGGCGGCGGGGTCTCCCTCGCCGAGGAGGCGTCCTGCGTAGATCACCGTAATAAGAATGCTCAGCCGTTTCATCGCGATCACGTACGGTACGATCTGGACGGCGAGGGCGAGGTTGACGGCGACGGCGCTTGCGGCGAGGACGGAGCCCGTCAGGAGGGATGCGCCGAGCGGCAGGGGAGCGGCTCTGCCCGTGCGGGCATTTCGGATCCGGGTCATGCCCGCAAACAGAACTCCCATCGCAAGGAGGATGCAGCCCGTACCGAGGACGGGGTCGGAGTTCTGCAGTGCGAGTTTGTCGGCGTTCGCACCGATGCTGAAGAGAAACGCGACGCCGAGCATCGCCACGATACCGGGATCGCTCCGGATCTTCCGGAACGGATCGAGGATGCCGGTTCCCTCTCCGGAGAGGTTCAGCACGTAGACGCCGAATGCGATGCAGGCTATCCCGGCGAGTCCGGCGGCGGTCGGGCCTTCCCGGAGCATGAGCGACGAGGTGACGACGAGGAAGAGCGGGGTGAAGGCGAGCATCGGCACCGCAAGGGAGATATCCGTCGTCCGGAACGCCCGGAGATAGAGTGCCGCCGCGACGGTGTTGACGCCGGCGGAGAGGGCGACGGCCGGGAGAAAACCCTCCCCGACCGGCGGTATTCCCCGCACCGCCGCTATCGCCAGGAGCAGCAGTCCCGCTGTCAGAAATGTCCCCGCCGCGAGACCGCCGGCATCGGTATCCCCGACGTACCGCTTCACGAGCAGGTAGTACGCCGCATCGAGCAGGGCGGCGGCGCCGGCAAAGATGATCCAGAGCATCGCCGCCGCCCTGAGCGGGGATCCATATTATACTTCTTCACCGGCAGGGGTGCTTCATAGCTGGAGCCCGATTGCGCCCGGGGCGATCAGAAAGATGGCGAGGAGGATTATCGGCTGGTGGAGGAAGTAGATGACGAGCGAGTGGCGGCCGAGGTATGCGAGCGGGCGGGCGCCGTACGGCTCCGCCGACCATCCGCGGAATCCCCGGACGCCGCCCGGGTAGAACTTCCGCCCGAAATAGAGGCCGAAGAGGACGAGGCCGAACCAGGGGAGGAGCGGAACGTAATCGAGGCTGGTGAATGACGCAGGGTGGATGCCGAGCCAGAGGAGCGGCCAGGGACCGGTTATGCTGTTCGTGACGTATCCCGCGAGAAGGGTGGCGACGCCGAGGATGAGGTTCGCCGTTTCGAAGCGTAGGAAGAAGGGGGCGAGCATGACGGCGATGCCGATGAAGTGGAGGATCCCAAAGACGATGTACCCCGACGGGAGGAAGAGCCAGGTTATCGCGGTGATGACGAGGCCGTAGCCGAAGATAGTCGCCCCCCGCCTGAGGTATTTCCGGGTGAGCGCAGGTTCGTCGAGCCGCCTGCTCGCCCGGGCGTGGCTGATGGTGAGGGAGACGCCGACGAGGAAGATGAATGTCGACGCCGTGAGGTAGGCGACCATCCGCCAGAACCCGCTCGAGACGTTCACCGGTGCGACGCCGAAGTAGTTTACGTCGAAGACCGCGTGAAAGAGAATCATCGCGATGACGGCGATGCCGCGTGCTGCGTCTATCTCCCAGTAGCGTCCGGAGCCTGCTGTCCCGGCCATGGTCACGTCAGAACGCGACCCGCCGGATAGCGGCACCGCAGCGGGGGCACGATTGGAGCTCGTCGATCTCCCGCATCTGCTCTTCAGTAGGCTGGTTGTAGATCCGGGAAAACCCGCAGGACTCGCTGCACTCGAGAACGATAAAGAGGCTGCATATTCTGCCCATGTTCCGACACTTCCTCGCCGCGAACGCTTTTTCGAGCGTTCCGGCTGACCTATTCCGGTAGGTGCCCGGGGGTCATAAAGCATAGTCGTGCGTTCACGGGCGCAGCACGTCCCGGTGCGTCTGCCCGCCGGTACGATCCGGGCCGAGACCGAGGTGGTCGAGGAGCGCCGAAAAGCCGGTGAGCACAAAGTCCGCCTCGGGCTCGGTCTTCTCCCCTGAGCGCCAGTCGCCGTAACGTGCAAAGGCGGTCAGCATCCCGAGCTCCCTCCCCGGGGCGATGTCGCGGTTCGGACTGTCCCCGACCATCATCGCCTGGTGCGGCTCCGCCCCGCACCGGGCGAGGGCGCACCGGAACGAGTCGGGTGCCGGTTTTCGCTTCCCCGAGATATCGGGGGTGACGACGATCTCGAAGTGATCGAGCAGCCCCGTCCGGGTGAGCCGCCGCGTCGCCTGGCCGGACTCCGCGTCCGTGACGACGGCAAGCGTGAGATCGGCATCCCGCAGGCGGCAGAGCGTCGTCTCCACCCCGGGATACGGCGTGATGCACGCAAGTTTCACCTCTTCGTAGATGCGGCAGCAGGTAGCGAACGTCTCCGGACAGACCAGATCGAGGGTAGCGAGGTAGTCGCGGATATTCCCGTGGTCTTCAAACCCGTGGACTCCCCGAAGGAAGTAGCCGAAGAGTTCGTCTTCGTTCCCCGCCCCGACCTGCTCGACGATACACCGGCAGGCCTCGCGCTTTGCCGACACGAAGTCGAAGAGCGTGTTGTCCATATCGAATAAAACGGTGGTTATCTCTCGATCCCGAGCGCGGCAAGCCTTCTGCATACTGATAATTCCCTCCGAAAATCCTGGTAGAGTGCGTCGTCCGAGAAGCGGAGCTTCACCTCGTCGAGCGCGTTTCCTTTTCCCCCGTACTCCCCGAAGACGATGACGCCGCTCAAGTCGATGAACCCGAAGGAAGCGGCGAGCGTGAAGAGGAACTCGAGAAACGCTCCTGCGGTGCAGGCTGCCGCCCTGACCCGGTACGGCCGCTCGAAGAAGAAGTACTCGATCCCCTCCGCATCGCAGATATCCGCCATATAGATATCCGCCGTCAGCAGAACGGGAAGAGCGTACCGCTCCTCCTCGAACTGCCGCATCGCCTGGGCGATG carries:
- a CDS encoding EamA family transporter, yielding MLWIIFAGAAALLDAAYYLLVKRYVGDTDAGGLAAGTFLTAGLLLLAIAAVRGIPPVGEGFLPAVALSAGVNTVAAALYLRAFRTTDISLAVPMLAFTPLFLVVTSSLMLREGPTAAGLAGIACIAFGVYVLNLSGEGTGILDPFRKIRSDPGIVAMLGVAFLFSIGANADKLALQNSDPVLGTGCILLAMGVLFAGMTRIRNARTGRAAPLPLGASLLTGSVLAASAVAVNLALAVQIVPYVIAMKRLSILITVIYAGRLLGEGDPAARISGAVLMATGAAIIALLSTTPD
- a CDS encoding heparan-alpha-glucosaminide N-acetyltransferase; the protein is MAGTAGSGRYWEIDAARGIAVIAMILFHAVFDVNYFGVAPVNVSSGFWRMVAYLTASTFIFLVGVSLTISHARASRRLDEPALTRKYLRRGATIFGYGLVITAITWLFLPSGYIVFGILHFIGIAVMLAPFFLRFETANLILGVATLLAGYVTNSITGPWPLLWLGIHPASFTSLDYVPLLPWFGLVLFGLYFGRKFYPGGVRGFRGWSAEPYGARPLAYLGRHSLVIYFLHQPIILLAIFLIAPGAIGLQL
- a CDS encoding HAD family hydrolase, which translates into the protein MDNTLFDFVSAKREACRCIVEQVGAGNEDELFGYFLRGVHGFEDHGNIRDYLATLDLVCPETFATCCRIYEEVKLACITPYPGVETTLCRLRDADLTLAVVTDAESGQATRRLTRTGLLDHFEIVVTPDISGKRKPAPDSFRCALARCGAEPHQAMMVGDSPNRDIAPGRELGMLTAFARYGDWRSGEKTEPEADFVLTGFSALLDHLGLGPDRTGGQTHRDVLRP